A region from the Lolium perenne isolate Kyuss_39 chromosome 4, Kyuss_2.0, whole genome shotgun sequence genome encodes:
- the LOC127296999 gene encoding cold-regulated protein 27, which produces MGDLSLERPNKAERVAQGNQISDLVSAGWTDETHTLYISSMETSFMDQLYNHGSKSNHKDPSGDGFKVLRGGVWEKHKFERTNACAPVSSKCRLPASPWIRHFRPREYSGNTGGHGEEISVGDHESGIRTVHGRTSLSHGRELGACMAPNLLAENAEASDQNFADDEGEVDAESSKACKKRRLSITSTYCD; this is translated from the exons ATGGGTGATTTGTCTCTGGAGCGACCGAATAAGGCAGAGCGGGTGGCTCAG GGTAATCAGATTTCAGACTTGGTGTCAGCAGGCTGGACAGATGAGACGCACACACTTTACATAAGCTCCATGGAAACTTCTTTCATGGACCAACTCTACAATCATGGAAGCAAATCGAACCACAAAGATCCAAGCGGCGATGGGTTCAAGGTTCTCCGCGGTGGAGTGTGGGAGAAACACAAATTTGAGCGGACCAATGCTTGTGCTCCAGTCAGTAGCAAATGCCGCCTGCCTGCGAGCCCGTGGATTCGACATTTCAGACCACGTGAATACAGCGGTAACACAGGAGGTCATGGCGAAGAAATTTCAGTGGGTGATCACGAATCGGGTATCCGAACTGTCCATGGGAGGACTTCGCTGTCGCATGGAAGGGAATTGGGAGCTTGCATGGCACCAAACCTTCTCGCTGAAAATGCAG AGGCTTCTGATCAGAACTTTGCTGACGATGAGGGGGAAGTTGATGCAGAATCAAGTAAAGCATGCAAGAAAAGGAGACTAAGCATTACTTCCACATACTGTGACTGA
- the LOC127296998 gene encoding cold-regulated protein 27: MGDVSLHPPVKAEPATHAIAQANEVTDLMMSPGWTDERHTLYITSMESSFMDQLNKRGRDANHNDSSANGFKVLRGGVWEKLNFERTNARAPVTGKCHLPANPWIQRFRPRDCSSNTRGDGAETVVADHESGIRTVRGSTPLLHGRELGACQGENLLDENTEVSDQNFSDDEAEVDAESSQLCKKRRLSSTSTYCAPLIK, encoded by the exons ATGGGTGATGTGTCGCTGCACCCACCGGTTAAGGCAGAGCCAGCGACCCACGCCATTGCCCAG GCTAATGAGGTTACAGACTTGATGATGTCGCCGGGCTGGACAGATGAGAGGCACACGCTGTATATAACCTCCATGGAATCTTCTTTCATGGACCAGCTCAACAAACGCGGGCGTGATGCCAACCACAATGATTCAAGTGCCAACGGGTTCAAGGTTCTCCGCGGTGGAGTGTGGGAGAAACTCAATTTCGAGAGAACTAACGCGCGTGCTCCAGTCACGGGCAAATGCCACCTTCCCGCAAACCCGTGGATTCAGCGTTTCAGACCGCGTGACTGCAGCAGTAATACAAGAGGTGATGGGGCCGAAACTGTAGTGGCTGATCATGAGTCGGGTATCCGCACTGTCCGTGGGAGTACTCCGCTGTTACATGGAAGGGAATTGGGAGCTTGCCAGGGAGAAAACCTACTTGATGAAAATACAG AGGTCTCTGATCAGAACTTTTCTGACGATGAGGCAGAAGTTGATGCAGAATCAAGCCAATTATGCAAGAAAAGGAGATTAAGCAGCACTTCCACTTACTGTGCCCCATTGATCAAGTGA